CGCTTCACCTTCCACACCCCGTAGGGCGCACGGCCGTCCCGGTACCCGGGCACGAACACGAGCTCCCCACGCCCGTCCAGGCAGTGCGCCGCGGTGACGACGAGATTCCGGTACGGCGCCCGCACGACGGACGCGGTACAGAAATGCCCACCGGCCGGCCGTGTCGCCCGGTCAGCGGGGACGAGCACCCCGACCCGCGCACTCCCCGCGCCCTGCCCCGCGGTGACGGTCACCCCGAAGGGCCCGGCCCCGTCGTCGGCCACCGCGGTGGACGCGGAGGTGAGGGCGACGAGAACCACGGCAATGGAGAGGACGCGCTTCATCGGCGCCACTGTGCCCGACGAAGGTGAGAAAAACGTGTGCCGCGGCCTCAAGCCCCGCTGTAGCCGGAGCCCTTGGGTCAAGCCGCGCCCATCCGGTGGCCATCGGCCCGTCACCGGCCGGTATGCCAGGCACCCGCTTCAGTAAGGCGGAGGTCAGGATTCCGAAAGCCGTCTTGTTGTCGCGTACTCAACAAGCGATCGTCGTCGCGGGTCGCCGCCCTCGCCGGGAACCGTACCGGCGGATCCCCACCCGCAGGCCTCTGTCCACCACTGCCAGGAGGCTGTACCTTGCGCACGACACCGCACAACACCCCCGCCGACCGCCGCAGATGGCGCCGCATAGGCTCCGCCGTCACCGCCACCGCCGCGCTCCTGCTCACCGGCCTCACCACCGCCGCCCACGCGGAGGCCACCCCGGCCGCCCAGGCCGCCCCCACCAAGGTCACCTGGACCCGCTCCTGCGCCCTCCCCCGGCACACGGGCGAGATGGCGTGCAACGCCCTGCGCGTCACGGGGGGCCTCACCGCCTTCCAGAAGCAGCGGGCCGAGCGGGACGGCAGCACCCCGAAGGCCGCCGACGCCTCCACCCCCTCCGGCTACGGCCCCTCCGACCTCCGGAACGCCTATGGCCTGACCTCCGCCGCCGCGAGCAACGGCACCGGCCGGACCATCGCCATCGTCGACGCCTACGACGACCCCAACGCCGAGTCCGACCTCGCCGCCTACCGCTCGCACTACGGCCTGCCCGCCTGCACCACGGCCAACGGCTGCTTCGAGAAGGTGAGCCAGACCGGCTCCACCACCGCCCTCCCCACCGCCGACAGCGGCTGGGCCGGCGAGATCTCCCTCGACCTCGACATGGCGAGCGCGATCTGCCCGAACTGCCACATCCTCCTCGTCGAGGCCAGGTCCGCCACCATGGCCAACCTGGGCACCGCCGTCAACGAGGCCGTCAGCCTGGGCGCCAGGTACGTCTCCAACAGCTACGGCGGCGGCGAGTCCTCCTCCGACGCGACGTACGTCTCCGCGTACTTCAACCACCCGGGCGTCGCCATCACCGTCAGCGCGGGCGACGGGGGCTACGGCGCCGAGTACCCCGCGGCGTCGAAGTACGTGACGGCCGTGGGCGGCACCAGGCTCTCCGCCTCCTCCACCACCCGCGGCTGGACCGAGAGCGTCTGGCAGACCAGCAGCACCGAAGGCACCGGCTCAGGCTGCTCCGCCTACGACACCAAGCCCGCCTGGCAGACCGACACCGGCTGCGCCAAGCGCGTGATCGCCGACGTCTCCGCCGTCGCCGACCCGGCGACCGGCGTCTCCGTCTACGACACCTACGGCGCCGACGGCCAGGGCTGGGCCACCTACGGCGGCACCAGCGCCTCCGCCCCGATCATCGCGAGCGTCTACGCCCTGGCGGGCACCCCGTCCAGCGGCTCCTACCCGGCGAAGTTCCCCTACACGAACACCTCCGCCCTGAACGACGTCACCAGCGGCACCAACGGCACCTGCGCCACCAGCTACTTCTGCACCGCCCGAACGGGCTATGACGGCCCGACCGGCTGGGGCACCCCGAACGGAGTCGGCGCCTTCACCGGCTGACCCTCCCGCTCGTGACGGAACGTCACGGGAAAACGCCGCCTGGGGCCGTGGGGGCCCCGAGGCCGGCAGGGGGCGAACGGGCCGCGGCAACCCAGCCGCGGCCCGTTCGCCGCGCCAGGTAGCCTTCACCCGGAGAACACCGGGACGACCACTCACCCGACCGACCGTCAGAAACGGTCCGGAAAGGTGACGGAGGTCATGAAAGGGCACAACGACGGAACCACACGACAGGTTTCGCTCCGGCCTCATTGCCCGGCGTGACCCATCGTGATACACAGAGTGACCATACGATCCTTCGTGCACCGTCCGGCGCCTCCCTTAGGGGCCGACGCGGAACGGTGGCAAGGTATTCGTACGAAACCCGCCAATCAATGACGCCAAGTCGACATCCGACAGCGTCATCGTCGGCGAGAATGAGGCCTGACCTCTGCACGACCGCAGAGGGTGCGGAACTACCCAACAGGGGCGGTGACTTACATGCTCTTTGCGGCCGATAAGGGAGACATCAACACCATCATCGGCGGGATCGCTCCGGACTGGGGCCCCTTCGGCAGCCTGGGCAACGAGGCCAAGGTGATGATCGAGGTCGTGATGGCGGTCGCCATCCTGCTCTGCCTCGGCATCGCCATCTGGGGCGCCGCCAAACAGCGCATCGGTGCCACCGCCCTGCGGGACACCTTCAGCGCCGAGCAGGGCAAGGGCCTCATCATCGCGGGCCTGACGGGCGTGTTCATCATCGGCTCACTCGGCACGCTCTTCACCATCGTGTACGGCATGGCCGTGTAGCCGGGCCCCACCCGCCCCGGCCGGCACGCCCGGCTCCCC
This region of Streptomyces caelestis genomic DNA includes:
- a CDS encoding S53 family peptidase, with translation MRTTPHNTPADRRRWRRIGSAVTATAALLLTGLTTAAHAEATPAAQAAPTKVTWTRSCALPRHTGEMACNALRVTGGLTAFQKQRAERDGSTPKAADASTPSGYGPSDLRNAYGLTSAAASNGTGRTIAIVDAYDDPNAESDLAAYRSHYGLPACTTANGCFEKVSQTGSTTALPTADSGWAGEISLDLDMASAICPNCHILLVEARSATMANLGTAVNEAVSLGARYVSNSYGGGESSSDATYVSAYFNHPGVAITVSAGDGGYGAEYPAASKYVTAVGGTRLSASSTTRGWTESVWQTSSTEGTGSGCSAYDTKPAWQTDTGCAKRVIADVSAVADPATGVSVYDTYGADGQGWATYGGTSASAPIIASVYALAGTPSSGSYPAKFPYTNTSALNDVTSGTNGTCATSYFCTARTGYDGPTGWGTPNGVGAFTG